AATATCCTTCGCGGTAACGCCCGCCATCTTGTAGGCCTGCTCGCCGGATGCCTTGGCTGCAGAAAGACCCGTAAACAGGTCCCGTCCCGCCATGTTTACCGCCGTGGTGGCCGAACCGAGGCCCATGATCCAAACGGGTTTCTTGCAGAAGGATTTGGCCTTCTCTTCGCTGGCCACGATTACGCAGGAACTGCCGTCAGCATTGGCGCAACAGTCTCCTACGCGCAGCGGGGTCGCTACGGGGCCCGCCATGGAGCCCTCGGGCTGGGTAAACATATCGAGGGTTACGGCCTTGCGGTAAACGGCCTTTTCGTTGATCTGGCCGTAGGTGGCGGCCTTGACCCGGATCAAGGCCAGGTCTTCCGAGGTTGTGCCGTATTTAGCCATGTGCGCCTGGGCGTAGGTGGCGTAGTAAGCGGGCATCATGGTGCCGAAGGGGCTCTCCCATTGAATGTCGGCGCCGCGTCCCATCCGTTCCTGCGACTCGGCAGAGGATATCTCGGACATCTTCTGAAAGCCGACTACGGCCACGCAGTCGTGAAGCCCGGATTTTACTAATGAATA
The window above is part of the Deltaproteobacteria bacterium genome. Proteins encoded here:
- a CDS encoding acetyl-CoA acetyltransferase, producing the protein YSLVKSGLHDCVAVVGFQKMSEISSAESQERMGRGADIQWESPFGTMMPAYYATYAQAHMAKYGTTSEDLALIRVKAATYGQINEKAVYRKAVTLDMFTQPEGSMAGPVATPLRVGDCCANADGSSCVIVASEEKAKSFCKKPVWIMGLGSATTAVNMAGRDLFTGLSAAKASGEQAYKMAGVTAKDIDVAEVHDCFTIAELLAYEALGFAKPGEGIGLIRNKETYKEGRIPVNVDGGLLSKGHPIGATGGSQIRTIVLQLRGEAGAMQVKDPAIGLVHNIGGVGLYGNVTILGR